One window of Pleurodeles waltl isolate 20211129_DDA chromosome 3_1, aPleWal1.hap1.20221129, whole genome shotgun sequence genomic DNA carries:
- the LOC138283537 gene encoding histone H2A type 2-C-like, producing MSGLGKQGGKARAKAKTHSSRVGLQFPVGRVHRLLRKGSYAERVSGGDPVYLAAVLEYLTAEILELAGKAVWDNKKTSIIPRHLQLAIHSDEELNKLVGRVTITQGGVLPNTQAVLLPKKTESHKAGGKASK from the coding sequence ATGTCTGGACTCGGAAAGCAAGGAGGCAAGGCCCGCGCTAAGGCCAAGACACACTCTTCCCGAGTTGGACTGCAGTTTCCTGTGGGCCGAGTGCACAGGCTGCTCCGAAAGGGAAGCTACGCGGAGCGGGTTAGCGGCGGTGACCCAGTCTATCTGGCTGCAGTCCTGGAGTACTTGACTGCTGAGATCCTTGAGCTGGCTGGCAAAGCGGTCTGGGACAACAAGaagaccagcatcatccccaggcaCCTCCAGCTCGCCATCCACAGTGACGAGGAACTCAACAAGCTGGTGGGCAGAGTTACCATCACCCAGGGAGGCGTTCTGCCAAACACCCAGGCCGTGCTGTTGCCCAAGAAAACCGAGAGCCACAAGGCAGGGGGCAAAGCAAGCAAGTGA